The sequence below is a genomic window from Rhinoderma darwinii isolate aRhiDar2 unplaced genomic scaffold, aRhiDar2.hap1 Scaffold_102, whole genome shotgun sequence.
AGACAAGAACAACAGCCGCCTGAAGATGGCGCTCAAGACTCTGGTGACCAAGGAAACCCTGCTCCAGGTGAAAGGCAGCGGCGCCTCCGGCTCCTTCAAGCTGAACAAGAAGCAGCAGGAGACTAAGGACAAAGCGGTCAAGAAGAAGCCCGCGGCTGCTGCCAAATCCCCGAAGAAGACTCCGGCCAAGAGCCTGACAAAGGCCAAGAGGCCTGCCGCTGCCAAGAAGGTGGCGAAGAGCCCCAAGAAGCCAAAACCTGCCCCCAAGAAAATAACAAAGAGCCCAGCAAAGAAGGCGGCCAAGcccaaagctgccaagagtccggctaagaaagctgccaagagtccggctaagaaagctgccaagagtccggctaagaaagctgccaagagtccggctaagaaatctgccaagagtccggctaagaaggCGTCTAAGTCCAGGAAGACCGTGACGAAGAAATAACCGAGAGCCGCCCGCTACTTGTcccacaaaggctcttttcagaGCCACCACCTTCTCCCCAGCAGAGCTGTATGATCACTGGCCGCTGTTTCCTCCGGTACAGACAGCAGCGCGATCCTGAGATAAAGGAGGCGCTATCATCGCGTGTGCACGGAggagcttcatgtccctgttactCTATGACAAGTGTCATTTCTGGTCATCTGCGCTGGACGCCATAGTTGCTGTATCCGGACCTCCACAGTGTCCGTCCCGTCACTATGGTGTAACATCCAGGCAGAGTTTATCAGGTCACAGTCCACCAGGTGTAATGTGTGAATAAGGACCGGGGCAGCAATAGACTTGTAGCTTACAGCACAGGATCCACGT
It includes:
- the LOC142698328 gene encoding histone H1.5-like, with translation MAETAPAAAVPPTEPAAKSKKQPKKPAAGGAKKTKKPSGPSVSELIVKAVSASKERSGVSLAALKKALAAGGYDVDKNNSRLKMALKTLVTKETLLQVKGSGASGSFKLNKKQQETKDKAVKKKPAAAAKSPKKTPAKSLTKAKRPAAAKKVAKSPKKPKPAPKKITKSPAKKAAKPKAAKSPAKKAAKSPAKKAAKSPAKKAAKSPAKKSAKSPAKKASKSRKTVTKK